A window of Pectobacterium carotovorum genomic DNA:
GCCTTCCTGAACGACAAACTCGATCTTGCGCAGGCGGAAGCCATTGCCGATCTGATTGATGCCAGCTCGGTACAGGCCGCGCGCTCCGCACTGAACTCTCTGCAAGGCGTATTCTCCACCCGTATAAATCAGTTAGTGGAAGCACTTACTCACCTGCGAATCTACGTCGAAGCTGCCATCGACTTCCCGGATGAAGAGATCGACTTTCTCTCTGATGGCAAAATTGAAGCACAGCTCAATGGCGTGATGGCCGATCTGGACGCCGTCAGAGCCGAAGCGCATCAGGGTAGCCTGCTACGTGAAGGGATGAAGGTCGTGATTGCGGGTCGCCCTAATGCCGGTAAATCCAGCTTACTCAATGCGTTAGCCGGTCGTGAAGCCGCCATTGTGACGGATATTGCGGGAACGACACGCGACGTATTACGCGAGCACATCCATATCGATGGTATGCCGCTGCATATCATCGACACCGCCGGGCTGCGCGATGCAAGCGACGAAGTCGAGCGCATTGGTATTGAGCGAGCCTGGCAGGAAATCGAACAGGCCGATCGCGTGCTATTCATGGTAGACGGCACCACCACGCAGGCGACCGAGCCTGAGCAGATCTGGCCAGAATTTATGGCGCGCCTGCCAAAAACGCTGCCGATTACCGTGGTGCGCAACAAAGCTGACGTGACTGGCGAAGCGCTCGGCATCGAAGATGTGAATACTCACTCACTTATCCGACTTTCCGCCCGCACGGGTGAAGGCATCGATACGCTGCGCGACCACCTCAAGCAAAGTATGGGGTTCACCAGCAACACAGAAGGCGGTTTTCTGGCTCGACGTCGCCACCTGCAAGCACTCGAACTGGCTGCACAGCATCTGATTCAGGGCAAAGAACAGCTGGTGAGTGCCTACGCGGGAGAACTGCTGGCAGAAGAACTGCGGCTGGCACAACAGGCCTTAAGTGAAATCACCGGCGAGTTCACCTCTGACGACCTGCTAGGCCGTATTTTCTCGAGCTTTTGTATCGGGAAGTGATTTGCTCTCCCCGATATTATTCGTCGGGGAAATTACTCCCATCCTCTCATGAGCCGTCTCGATCTAGCCAGCAACCCGGTCAGGATTGCCTCACTGATATGAGTAGGAAAATCCACTGGCAGTTGACTTCCAACAGTCGTAATGACGTTATCAACGGTTTGTGCAAACTCCGCCAGAATGTTTTCCATTGATTCTCTGGCAAACCCAACGGCCTTCGCCGTCTGGAAAAAATGCCGGGGAAAGATCTGCTCAATCGCATATTTCTTGCCTCTTGAGCCAGTTAATCCCATCGCCGGATACATAGAGAGAATGTCATAGAAAGGCGTGAGTCGATATCGCCCCTCAGATTCAATAAACAAGGAAAAATTTTTCGCATGACCATCCGTTGCAGCCAATAGCCAAAACAGTACCTGAGCCTGCATAAAGCGATAACGATCTCTTTCTGGATCAACCGAACCCAATAGAAACGACATAATGGCGGAAATACCCGGTCCACCATGATTTTCATATTTCAGTGCGGAAGGAACGTTTAATACCTGACAAAAATCCTCTTGTGGTAGCCGCATAATCCAACTGACATCCGAGGCGTATTTACGATCAAAACGCTCCACCGCCAGCGCCTTTATCTTGCCAGCTTTGATCATAAAACAGTGCGGCACTGGCAGCCCAAATGCCTTGGCAATGAGCAGGCACAGATACTCATTTTCAACGCTGTCAGACATATCAATTGAGTAAGAGTGACTCTCGATTTTACCAATCGGTAGCTTGATGATGTGGGTAGTTGGTGTGGCATTGAGAGGCAGGCACCAGTGATCATCCAGATAAAGCAGCGCCGTCTTTTCCTGTGCACCTGCGATAGAAATACGAAAATCGTCTTCAGTGTCAATCATACCCAGCGGGGCATCGTACAGATATCCGGTCAGTATGTTTTCAAGCTGCTGCTCGGATAAGGTTTTGTATTCGATCTTTTTTATATCGTGCACAGGTGAACCCTGCGGCACTAATTGTAACGCCCCGACACTGTCTTGCCCCACTTTAGCCAGCAGATCAAACGGTTGGGTGGAATCCGTGTGATACCTGGCGACAATCCGTCTTCTGATATCCGGGTTATCCGGCAACAAATTGTCGAAGAAATTATAAACCTCATCACCTTGATAGGACTGATGACGTAGCGGCACAGAAAGCGAAATGGGGCGACTCCCCGGCAACCCGAGCCAGTTCGCATCATAGGAAAAATGATGTGCTCCACTGCCCGTTTTGGTCAGAATCCCCACCCGATAGCCGTTCATGTAAACATCGAGCGCAGCCATTACCATTCTTCCTTCCAGGATGATGCAACAGAGGCTTCGTTATTGGTGGTGTCCACATTCCGGGGCGTAACAGTAAGTTCTAAATTCAATGCCGACAGGATTTTAAAGAAGGTTTCCAGCTTAGTGGAATCAGGATGTTGCTCGAAACTGGATACCGTATCCTGGCGAATACCCACTTTACTGGCCACTTTCCCTTGTGAAAGCTTCTGCGTGATACGAACATCTTTCAGATAGCTGCTAAGCTGCTTGCTGTTGGTGACCTTCATCCTCTTATCCTATCGGTTATAGACGATAGAATAAATATTACACGCTTTAGCAGGTAAAATAAGAATTACACGCTATAACCGTTAACCGTGCATTTACCTGTTATGGCGTGTAAATAGAATATAAGCAATAAGGCGGGTACAGAAGAACAAGAGGGATAAGATGATTCAACTTCATGCCACACACAAACTATTCAGTCATTTACCACTGAATGACAGCAGTCAACTTGCTGTTACACCACGCAGCCAGTGGTTATTTACGCAACCCACCGTAGATATCAACCCACTGAGCAGTTGGCACGGAAATCTAATCACCTTACAGCGCCGGAATTGCGTACTGCTAGTTCATGACGCCACCCGATTTCCTTTGGTACTTCCGGCGTTGATAAAGAAGGATTTCGCAGAGCTAAACGACCACTTCACGGATAGCTTCATCAATACCCTACTCAAGTGTGGTGCAGATGAAGATCAACTCAACGCAGCACAACATTATTTACGCCCACTTCAGGTGGATACGCAGTGCAGCCGTTCTGTGCAGGGCACATTGAATCAGATGAAAGGGGATGTTGAGCACATTGTGCGATTTGATAACCTCAACATTGCTGAATTGGCGGGTTACTCCCTCGGTCAATCACTAGCTGATAGACCCTGTTCAGTTAAAGATCGCGGATATCTTTGGCCACAGAAAGAAATGCTGTCATTACTGTCTAGGTTAGCGGTTGTGTAATAGTAATCGGCCCAGAACTATCCCCGAGCCGATTTTTAAGCGTTACTTTTTAGGCGTTATTTCAGCGTCGCTTTCACTACCGCAGACAGCGGCGTTGTTGGGCGACCAATCAGGCGACTCAGTTGCTTACCGTCATCAAACAGACCACCTTCGGATGCGCCCGTGTCTGAATCCGCAATAATCTGCGCGAACCCCTCAGGCAGCCCGGCTGAAACCAGCGCGGCGGCAAACTCCGCTTCAGACAGGTTTTGATAACCGATATTTTTACCAGACTGTTTGCTGACTTCCGCCGCCAGCTCTGCCAGCGTGTAAGGCTCATCACCAGCCAGTTCGTAAACCTTGCCAGCCTGTCCTTCCTGCGTCAGCACCGCGACCGCAGCGGCAGCGAAATCTTCGCGCGTTGCTGAGGTAATTTTCCCCTCACCTGCGCTACCGATAAATACACCGTGTTCCAGCGCAGCAGGGATGCTGGCCGCGTAGTTTTCGGTATACCAGCCGTTGCGCAGCAAGACATACGGTAAGCCAGACGCTTTCAGAAGCGCTTCTGTCTGCTGATGCTCTGCTGCCAGCGCCAGAGGCGATTTATCCGCGTGTAACAGGCTGGTGTATGCGACCAGCTTCACACCAGCTTTCACCGCCGCATCGATGACATTGCGGTGTTGTACCGCACGCTGACCCACTTCGCTCGAAGAGATCAGCAGCACCTTATCCACACCTTGCAGCGCGGAAGCCAGCGCTTCTGGCTGATTGTAATCCGCCGCTTTCACCTGCACGCCTTTTGCCGACAGATCGGCAACTTTATTCACATCACGCACCAGCGCCACGATGTCGCTCGCCGGAACCTTCTCTAACAGTTGTTTGATAACCAAACGGCCCAGTTGGCCGGATGCACCAGTAATAGCAATCATCTCAAGCTCCTTTTATTGACTGTCTTTTATTAACCGTCTTTTGTTAACAAGAACTGGCTGGCATAATATCGGCAAAGCTAATTTTAAGTAAGTACATACATAAAGGTAAGTATAGTGAGTCAACCCAAAACACCAGCAGATTTATTGCTACCCATTCTGCCAGCTGGTGATGTCTTTGCTGAGAAATGCCCTTCTCGCCAGATACTTAACCACGTTACCAGTCGCTGGGGTGTGCTGATTTTGATCGCATTACTTGATGATACGCATCGCTTCAGCCAGTTGCGTCGACGGATTGGCGGCGTGAGCGAGCGCATGTTGGCGCAAACTCTGCAATGGCTGGAAAGTGATGGTTTTGTCCTGCGAACAGCCTATCCGGTTGTTCCGCCGCATGTTGAGTACAGCCTGACACCGTTAGGCAAAGAGGTTGGCGAGCGGGTAAAAGAGTTGGCGGTATGGGTCGAAGGGAATCTGGACGACATTCTGGCAGCGCAGCAGTCCAGCGAGCAACAATCCATCAAACCATAATCAAACGATCATCGATAAAACAATGCGCGTCATGGACAGAGGAGCTTACTCAGGAAGAAGCCGTACGCTCAGGTAGCAGGCGGGAAATATCAGAGAAAATGGCTTTCCAGGTCTCGTCATCGACCGCCATAAAGCCAAAATAGCGCAGCAGGAATGCCCCTTCGGATGCCAGAAACGCCAGCCGAGCATCTCGCCCTTCCTGCGAATTCAGATCAAGCCCTGCCAACTGGCTGTCATACCACGCCTGCGATCTAGCAAGGTGTTCAGGCATATTCAACAGCGAGGCCATCATGCCCGCCGCCCGATCGCCTTCTGCAGCATCCGTCCGATAAGTGATATCAACGTGTGCACGCACCCTGGCTTCCCGGCTATCATCCGTACCGATGCACACGGCAGCCATCTCATCAAACTCGTCTTCCCAACGCTGATACATCGCGTTAATTAGCTCATCTTTCGTCCCGAAGCTCGACTGAATACCGCCTTTTGTCACGCCCGCAGCTTTAGCGACTGCATCGATCGTCAGCGCAGCCGTTCCCTGCGTGCGGACAATCTGCTCCGCCGCATCCAACACGCATGCACGATTAATGCTCTTATGACGCCCCATATCTTCCCCAATTTAAAATACGTTTGTATTTAAAAGGCAATTCTATATCATCGGAACGCTATCCAACAGATGAAAAATAGAAGTTCAAGGTAGAGATCCTGCTATGCAATCACCAAAGAAGTGGCTGATCCTGGCCATTGTTTCCAGCGCACTGTTCCTGATTGTTATCGACATGACGGTGCTGTACACCGCACTCACGACCTGCACGCGACTGCATCGGAAAAGCTGTGGATCGTTAATATCTATGCGCTGGTTGCCTCCGGTTTACTGCTGGGGACGGGCACATTGGGCGATAAGCTGGGCCATAAACCTCTATTTATTTCCGGGCTGGTGGTCTTTGGTGCGGCGTCCTTGTTTGCCGCTTATTCGCCCACACCCAGTCTGCTTGTCGCTGCCCGCGCGCTACTGGCAGTAGGTGCGGCGATGATGATGCCTGCCACACTGTCGATTATTCGTCTGACATTTACTGATGAACGGGAACGCGCACTGGCGATCGGTATCTGGGCTGCGGTGGCCTCCGGCGGCGCAGCGTTTGGTCCCGTGATGGGCGGGATACTGCTTGAGTACTTCTGGTGGGGATCGGTTTTCCTCATTAACGTACCAGTCGTTTTGCTTGCGCTCATCATGGGAATCACCGTGATTCCACACCGGCCGGGCAACGCCTCCCACCGCTGGGATTTCATCGGTTCTCTATTAATCATGGTAGGTTTGATTGGTATCACCTATGCCATCAAAGAGCTGGGCAAGCGGGTTCCGTCTTATGAAGATGCGCTCATCGCTCTGCTCATCGGCGTGGCGTTCATTACCCTGTTCGTTCGGCGTCAGCGTAACAGCAAGCATCCTCTGGTCGATTTCTCTCTCTTCCGCCTGCGGCCTTTCAGCGCGGCCGTAGCCGCAGCTATCGTAGCTGCGGCCGCATTGATCGGTATGGAGCTGGCTTTCACTCAGCGATTGCAGTTAGTCGTCGGACTGTCTCCGCTACAGGCGGGATTGTTCATTTTACCGCTATCGCTGGCGTCCTTTATCTCTGGCCCGTTAACCGGAAAGATACTGCCGCGCGTGAATAGTGGGACAATGCTAGCCGCTGGCCTGTTGATTTCGGGGCTGGGAATGGGAAGCTATCTGCTGCTGCACAATGCGCCCACCATTATACAAATCATCAGCCTAACCGTTATTGGCGCAGGCGTGGGCTCCACCATGACGGCTGCATCGAGCACTATTATGCAGGTTGCTCCAGCGTCAAAAGCAGGTATGGCGGCTTCAATCGAAGAAGTGTCCTATGAATTAGGGGGCGCGACGGGCGTGACGCTGATGGGCAGTTTGCTGTCTTTCGCTTATTCCGCAACGTTTATGCTACCCGCTGGGTTTGCCGCACCGGACACCGCGTATGACAGCCTGGACGAGGCATTAATCTTTGCCGAATCCTTACCGGAAAATATGCGACAGGTGCTTACCACACAGGCCCATTCTGCCTTTGATTCGGGTTTTTCCATTGTGCTGGCCGCAGCCACGCTGATCCTGCTGCTGACCGCGGCCTTCGTCTGGACAACCCGCCATAATAAACAGCATCGTCATCAGGCTGCTGATGTATAGCACTCGGTTAAGACGATAAAAAACGCCGTTCAATAATGAACGGCGTTGATGATGTAGCGGTGTACTACCATGTAACGATGTACTACCTAGAAATTTAGTAGGTTTCTTTACCGTATTGCAGTGAACGAGGCCCGTACAGCATACCGCGTGGATTACCCGCCGCCAGCAGGCGCGCGCTGGTCACGCCAGCAACATCGTGGCCTTTATCGGAGATCGTGTCTGCGATTTGATTCACCGCAGCCTGTACCAGAATACCGATGATGCCGCCGTTAGAATTTGACTGCTGTTCGTTGCTGGACGCCGTTGCGCTTCCGCTCCACAGCAGTTTTCCGGTACGCAGATCAACCAGACGCGCATCCGCAGAAACGCGGGTTTCGCTATTAATCACGATGTATGACGTGCCGTACTCTTTTACGTCCAAATACAGCGCAGCATCAGCACCAAAGATTTGATGCAGCTTCGCCGTACTCAGCGCATGAATATCCGCCGCGGTCGACAGACCATTCTGTTTGAACGTTTCGTCAACTACAGCGACAGGCAAGACGTAGTAACCCGACTCCGCCAGCGGATACGTGACCTGAGAAAGCAGGCTATAGCTCGCTTTCACATCTGGGGAATGGTTAACAGGCGGCAATACCAGAATGGACTTAGGCTTGCTCTGCTTAAATGCCGTGTAATCATAAGGAACGGGTTTAGCACAGCCGGTCAGCGCCAGCGCAAAAACCAGACCACATAATCCTAAGAAACGATTCATTTAATGCTCCCTTTATTTTTACTCAACAGGAAGTCCATAAAAGGTGCTGATTCAGGGAATTTCGCTTTTTCAGTTTCAAACTGTTGGCGAGCTTCACTATCACGGCCAGTATTGGCGTACAGCAACCCGAGTTGAGCATAGAGTCCCGGTGGGACAGGTTTATTGGCGGCTTTGGCTTTTTCGATCGATTCATTCAAAGCAAGAATCTGCTGCTCTGGGCCGACTTTATCCTGTTGATAATAATCGTAAAGCGCAGGCTGATATTTATCCCAGCTGTAAATCGTTTTTGGCGCAGACGCACAGCCTGCTAATACTGCCGCTGCCAGTAGCAGGACAATTTTCTTATGAGATAACATGGTTATATTCCTATTCCATTAGTTCGCTGGGCGCCAGGCACCACTTTCAATTCCTGCAACCAGATTGTTGACGGCTTCACGAATAGCCAAATCCAACACTTTGCCGTTCAGCGTAGAGTCATAGCTGGCCGTACCGCCAAAACCGATAATTTCACGGTTGGATAAGGTGTACTCGCCCGCACCCTGTACGGAATACACCACTTCAGACGTTTGTACGTTCACCACGTTTAACGTGGTTTTTGCGTAAGCGACCTGTGTTTTACCGCGACCCAGGATGCCCCACAGCTGATGGTCACCCACTTCTTTGCGGCCAAACTCGGTCACATCGCCGGTAATAACATAGCTAGCGCCTTTCAGCGTCTGCGTTTGTCCTTTAATACCCGCTTCCGCTTTCAGCTCTTCCATGTTGGTACGATCCAACACATTAAAGCGGCCGCTCTGCTGAAGATGGCTAACAAGAATGGTTTTGGATTGATTACCTAAACGGTCAACGCCATCAGAAAAAATACCGTTCATGTAGTTAGAGCGGTTTTCAAATTTTCCGATGGAAATCGGGCTGCGAACACCCTGATAAGGCGTACTGTAAGAAGTCACTTTTTGTGCTTCTACGGTACGGGAAGACTCTGTGGCACATCCGCTCAATAATGCAGCCGACATGAATACAGAACAAAGAACGACTTTTTTATTCATAACACTATCCCTTAGTGACAATCCATTAACCTGAGCAACGCCCTGTTATTGATTCATAATGAAAATGCCGTAAACACGTTATTTAGCTGCAACATTGTTTTGATGCAACAGTGTTTTTCTGCATATAAATAGCGCCAAACATTATGAGGCGAGTAAGTAAAAGTAACGAGTTATTTCATCAAAAATAATAAAAACCAGAATTTTTACCCGAGATAAACCACTGTAAACCAGACAAAAAACAAGGTTATATACAACCAGACCATTACTTTCGCATAACATTACAACTCACTGAAACGATTCAATAATTTTATTAGTAACACGTATGAGATTTAACATTAACCGACTTTTTACCTGCTCTATATCAAGGTCAGGGTGTTATCCAGCTATTAGGATAAAGGCCACGATCGAGGGATCCAGAGTAGGAAAAGGTAATGAACCGATTTGTTATTGCCAGTACTCAAGACTGTATGGGGTGCCATGCATGCGAAATCGCCTGTGTCATTTCACACAATGACGAGCGCTATCCAGATAGTGCCGCGGTGTTTCAGCCCAGAATCAAGGCATTCAATACGCCAACGCTGCGGGCTGCCGTAACCTGCCGTCACTGTGAAGATGCCCCCTGCGCCAGCGTATGCCCAACGCAGGCCTTGATCAGAAAAGACAATAGCATTCAGCTCGTTCAGGAAAAGTGCATCGGCTGCAAAAGCTGTGTACTGGCTTGCCCGTTCGGCGCGATGTCCATGGTGACAAGCCCGGTGGACAACAGCGCCATCGCCCATAAATGCGATCTCTGCGCCGATCGTCCAGAAGGACAAGCGTGTGTAGAAGCCTGTCCGACTCAGGCCTTACAGCTCGTCAGCGAGCAAACGTTAGCGGCCCGCCGTCAGGAGAAACAACAGGTAATGGCGTTGCGCTCCTCCGCTCACTGGCAGCGTGAAACGCCCGTGCTGAAAGCGCAGACAACCCATCCGCTCAGCAAAAGAAAAAACTGGCCGCGCCGGGATGCCGAGAAAAAACCGCTGATCCAGAGAACCTCCACGTTTGATGAAATCTATCATGGCTTCTCCGTGCAGCAGACGGAAGATCAGGCTGACCGCTGCCTTTCTTGTGGCAAACGCGCGATCTGCGAGTGGACCTGCCCGCTGCATAACAATATTCCCGAGCTGCTGAGTCTGGCCAAACAGGGGCGCATTCTTGAAGCCGTAGAACTGTCGCACCAAACCAGCAGCCTGCCGGAAATCTGTGGCCGAGTGTGCCCGCAGGATCGACTATGTGAAGGCGCCTGTACGCTGGGTAAAGAGTACGGCGCCATCACCATCGGCAACGTTGAGCGCTACATTACCGATACCGCAATGGCAATGGGCTGGTCGCCCGACATGACGCGTGTCGTTCCCAGCGGCAAACGCGCGGCGATCGTCGGTGCGGGTCCGGCTGGGCTAGCCTGTGCCGATGTGCTAGCACGCAACGGTGTGCAGGCCGTGGTGTTCGATCGTCACCCGGAAATTGGTGGGCTGCTCACGTTCGGGATTCCATCGTTCAAGCTGGATAAAGACGTCCTGATCCATCGTCGTGAAGTGTTCAATGCAATGGGAATCGAATTCCGGCTGAATACCGAAGTAGGGAAAGATATTTCTCTGGCTCAGCTTCTGGACGACTATGACACCGTTTTCCTCGGCGTGGGCACCTACCGCTCCATGAAGGCCAACATTGATAATGAAACAGCTCCCGGCGTCTTCGATGCGCTTCCATTCCTGATCGCCAATACCAAGCACGTTATGGGACTACCTGAATTAGACGACGAACCCTATATCTCGATGGCGGGAAAACGTGTTGTGGTGCTGGGCGGTGGAGATACCGCAATGGACTGCCTGCGCACCTCCGTTCGACAAGGTGCGATATCCGTAACCTGCGCGTATCGTCGCGATGAAGCGAATATGCCAGGCTCGAAAAAAGAGGTGAAAAACTCCCGCGAAGAAGGTGTGGAATTCCTGTTTAACGTTCAGCCACAAAAA
This region includes:
- the mnmE gene encoding tRNA uridine-5-carboxymethylaminomethyl(34) synthesis GTPase MnmE, which codes for MSNTDTIVAQATPPGRGGVGILRISGQAAADVAHTVLGKLPKPRHADYLPFRDANGTTLDQGIALWFPGPNSFTGEDVLELQGHGGPVILDLLLQRILTLSNVRIARPGEFSERAFLNDKLDLAQAEAIADLIDASSVQAARSALNSLQGVFSTRINQLVEALTHLRIYVEAAIDFPDEEIDFLSDGKIEAQLNGVMADLDAVRAEAHQGSLLREGMKVVIAGRPNAGKSSLLNALAGREAAIVTDIAGTTRDVLREHIHIDGMPLHIIDTAGLRDASDEVERIGIERAWQEIEQADRVLFMVDGTTTQATEPEQIWPEFMARLPKTLPITVVRNKADVTGEALGIEDVNTHSLIRLSARTGEGIDTLRDHLKQSMGFTSNTEGGFLARRRHLQALELAAQHLIQGKEQLVSAYAGELLAEELRLAQQALSEITGEFTSDDLLGRIFSSFCIGK
- a CDS encoding type II toxin-antitoxin system HipA family toxin, with translation MAALDVYMNGYRVGILTKTGSGAHHFSYDANWLGLPGSRPISLSVPLRHQSYQGDEVYNFFDNLLPDNPDIRRRIVARYHTDSTQPFDLLAKVGQDSVGALQLVPQGSPVHDIKKIEYKTLSEQQLENILTGYLYDAPLGMIDTEDDFRISIAGAQEKTALLYLDDHWCLPLNATPTTHIIKLPIGKIESHSYSIDMSDSVENEYLCLLIAKAFGLPVPHCFMIKAGKIKALAVERFDRKYASDVSWIMRLPQEDFCQVLNVPSALKYENHGGPGISAIMSFLLGSVDPERDRYRFMQAQVLFWLLAATDGHAKNFSLFIESEGRYRLTPFYDILSMYPAMGLTGSRGKKYAIEQIFPRHFFQTAKAVGFARESMENILAEFAQTVDNVITTVGSQLPVDFPTHISEAILTGLLARSRRLMRGWE
- a CDS encoding helix-turn-helix domain-containing protein codes for the protein MKVTNSKQLSSYLKDVRITQKLSQGKVASKVGIRQDTVSSFEQHPDSTKLETFFKILSALNLELTVTPRNVDTTNNEASVASSWKEEW
- a CDS encoding SDR family oxidoreductase; protein product: MIAITGASGQLGRLVIKQLLEKVPASDIVALVRDVNKVADLSAKGVQVKAADYNQPEALASALQGVDKVLLISSSEVGQRAVQHRNVIDAAVKAGVKLVAYTSLLHADKSPLALAAEHQQTEALLKASGLPYVLLRNGWYTENYAASIPAALEHGVFIGSAGEGKITSATREDFAAAAVAVLTQEGQAGKVYELAGDEPYTLAELAAEVSKQSGKNIGYQNLSEAEFAAALVSAGLPEGFAQIIADSDTGASEGGLFDDGKQLSRLIGRPTTPLSAVVKATLK
- a CDS encoding helix-turn-helix transcriptional regulator translates to MSQPKTPADLLLPILPAGDVFAEKCPSRQILNHVTSRWGVLILIALLDDTHRFSQLRRRIGGVSERMLAQTLQWLESDGFVLRTAYPVVPPHVEYSLTPLGKEVGERVKELAVWVEGNLDDILAAQQSSEQQSIKP
- a CDS encoding TetR/AcrR family transcriptional regulator, whose protein sequence is MGRHKSINRACVLDAAEQIVRTQGTAALTIDAVAKAAGVTKGGIQSSFGTKDELINAMYQRWEDEFDEMAAVCIGTDDSREARVRAHVDITYRTDAAEGDRAAGMMASLLNMPEHLARSQAWYDSQLAGLDLNSQEGRDARLAFLASEGAFLLRYFGFMAVDDETWKAIFSDISRLLPERTASS
- a CDS encoding DUF799 domain-containing protein translates to MNRFLGLCGLVFALALTGCAKPVPYDYTAFKQSKPKSILVLPPVNHSPDVKASYSLLSQVTYPLAESGYYVLPVAVVDETFKQNGLSTAADIHALSTAKLHQIFGADAALYLDVKEYGTSYIVINSETRVSADARLVDLRTGKLLWSGSATASSNEQQSNSNGGIIGILVQAAVNQIADTISDKGHDVAGVTSARLLAAGNPRGMLYGPRSLQYGKETY
- a CDS encoding DUF4810 domain-containing protein, giving the protein MLSHKKIVLLLAAAVLAGCASAPKTIYSWDKYQPALYDYYQQDKVGPEQQILALNESIEKAKAANKPVPPGLYAQLGLLYANTGRDSEARQQFETEKAKFPESAPFMDFLLSKNKGSIK
- a CDS encoding CsgG/HfaB family protein; this translates as MNKKVVLCSVFMSAALLSGCATESSRTVEAQKVTSYSTPYQGVRSPISIGKFENRSNYMNGIFSDGVDRLGNQSKTILVSHLQQSGRFNVLDRTNMEELKAEAGIKGQTQTLKGASYVITGDVTEFGRKEVGDHQLWGILGRGKTQVAYAKTTLNVVNVQTSEVVYSVQGAGEYTLSNREIIGFGGTASYDSTLNGKVLDLAIREAVNNLVAGIESGAWRPAN
- the aegA gene encoding formate-dependent uric acid utilization protein AegA, whose protein sequence is MNRFVIASTQDCMGCHACEIACVISHNDERYPDSAAVFQPRIKAFNTPTLRAAVTCRHCEDAPCASVCPTQALIRKDNSIQLVQEKCIGCKSCVLACPFGAMSMVTSPVDNSAIAHKCDLCADRPEGQACVEACPTQALQLVSEQTLAARRQEKQQVMALRSSAHWQRETPVLKAQTTHPLSKRKNWPRRDAEKKPLIQRTSTFDEIYHGFSVQQTEDQADRCLSCGKRAICEWTCPLHNNIPELLSLAKQGRILEAVELSHQTSSLPEICGRVCPQDRLCEGACTLGKEYGAITIGNVERYITDTAMAMGWSPDMTRVVPSGKRAAIVGAGPAGLACADVLARNGVQAVVFDRHPEIGGLLTFGIPSFKLDKDVLIHRREVFNAMGIEFRLNTEVGKDISLAQLLDDYDTVFLGVGTYRSMKANIDNETAPGVFDALPFLIANTKHVMGLPELDDEPYISMAGKRVVVLGGGDTAMDCLRTSVRQGAISVTCAYRRDEANMPGSKKEVKNSREEGVEFLFNVQPQKICLNEQGEVCGISLVRTELGEPDASGRRRPRPIPNSEFVQPAEAVITAFGFQSHSMPWLEDADVGLDNWGYITAPLNSQIPCQTNHPRIFAGGDAVRGADLVVTAIADGRKAALGMIATMGLTAVTGTIPAHPQRPEMNATREELRS